The following are encoded in a window of Risungbinella massiliensis genomic DNA:
- a CDS encoding M20 family metallopeptidase, protein MSIPVQSQTREIINQFLDATKDKWIQVSHAIHDRPEIGNQEFFACETHTKTLREYGFEVEVGIAGHETGFIARKKSTKTGPIIGFLAEYDALPGLGHACGHNIIGTASVAAGIALGELIENIGGEVVVFGTPAEEGGPNGSAKGSFVKAGYLQGVDACAMIHPSADSSTTTPSLAVDPLIFSFYGKPAHAAAAPEEGINALDGVIQLYNGINALRQHLTDDVRIHGIISNGGEAPNIVPAYAEARFFLRAAKRSTLNKVTRKVKAIAEGAALATGARVEIKPLQNEVDELLPIASFDEVVAQELELLGETVARNSTKGIGSTDAGNVSQVVPTVHAYIKIGPSDLVGHTDEFREAAKSPLGDAALLKSAKALALSGYRLLTEPELLSTIQKDFRKEKAKNVR, encoded by the coding sequence ATGAGTATTCCCGTACAAAGCCAAACTCGTGAAATTATCAATCAGTTTTTAGATGCAACTAAAGACAAATGGATTCAGGTAAGCCATGCGATTCATGATCGGCCTGAGATTGGAAATCAAGAGTTCTTTGCTTGTGAAACCCATACCAAAACCCTGCGTGAGTATGGATTTGAGGTGGAAGTAGGCATTGCTGGTCATGAGACAGGATTTATTGCACGAAAAAAAAGTACGAAAACCGGCCCTATTATTGGATTCTTAGCAGAATACGATGCTCTACCTGGGCTTGGTCATGCTTGCGGGCATAATATTATCGGAACAGCAAGTGTTGCAGCTGGAATTGCGCTTGGGGAATTAATTGAAAATATAGGTGGCGAGGTAGTTGTTTTTGGAACTCCTGCTGAAGAAGGGGGACCCAACGGAAGCGCTAAAGGAAGCTTTGTCAAAGCAGGTTATCTCCAAGGAGTGGATGCATGTGCGATGATTCATCCTAGTGCAGATAGCTCCACCACTACCCCATCACTTGCTGTTGATCCTCTAATCTTTTCCTTCTACGGCAAACCTGCTCATGCCGCAGCAGCACCAGAAGAAGGAATCAATGCTCTAGATGGAGTAATCCAGCTTTATAATGGAATTAATGCTCTACGCCAACATCTGACAGACGATGTACGTATTCATGGAATTATCAGCAATGGTGGTGAAGCACCAAATATTGTTCCAGCTTATGCAGAAGCTCGCTTTTTTCTTCGAGCCGCCAAACGTTCTACCCTTAATAAAGTAACACGTAAGGTAAAAGCAATCGCTGAAGGTGCTGCGCTGGCTACTGGTGCCAGAGTAGAAATCAAACCACTACAAAATGAAGTGGACGAACTACTTCCTATTGCCTCTTTTGATGAAGTTGTTGCTCAAGAGCTCGAACTCCTTGGTGAGACAGTTGCACGTAACAGTACCAAAGGGATTGGATCTACCGATGCTGGAAACGTGAGCCAAGTAGTTCCTACTGTTCACGCTTATATCAAAATCGGACCATCTGACTTAGTCGGTCATACAGATGAATTCCGTGAAGCAGCTAAATCTCCACTGGGAGATGCAGCTTTGCTGAAATCAGCCAAAGCCCTTGCCTTATCAGGCTATCGGCTACTAACAGAGCCAGAGTTACTTAGTACGATTCAAAAAGATTTTCGGAAGGAAAAAGCCAAAAACGTACGATAA
- a CDS encoding MetQ/NlpA family ABC transporter substrate-binding protein — MKKQKWILLTFTILLALGSLVGCSSNAEETTVKVGISGSDTQVWDFIAKKAEKEGVKIEVVTFSDYVQPNLALADGSIDANAFQTIAYLNQFKNERKLDIKPIGTTVIAPMGIYSKKYKNINDIPNGSTITIPNDLTNGGRALLLLEKAGLIKMKADFNGKGLTESIESNPKNLKIVPVAAPQTPRSMDDAAAAVINNGIAVSAGLSPVNDPIFREDETAKPYINVIAAQTKRANEPALQKLVELYQSEDVHKYIEQIYKGGTIPVVTPVSEIENF, encoded by the coding sequence ATGAAAAAACAAAAATGGATTTTACTCACCTTTACCATATTACTCGCACTCGGAAGCCTAGTAGGATGTAGCAGTAATGCAGAAGAGACCACTGTCAAAGTAGGAATTAGCGGTTCCGATACACAAGTATGGGATTTCATCGCCAAAAAAGCGGAAAAAGAGGGAGTCAAGATCGAAGTCGTCACCTTCTCTGATTATGTCCAACCAAACTTAGCTCTAGCTGATGGTAGTATTGATGCCAATGCTTTCCAAACAATCGCTTACCTGAACCAATTTAAAAACGAACGTAAACTAGACATCAAACCGATTGGTACTACTGTTATCGCACCGATGGGAATCTACTCTAAAAAATATAAAAATATAAATGATATTCCAAATGGTTCTACCATTACGATTCCAAACGACCTAACCAATGGTGGTAGAGCTTTACTCCTCTTAGAAAAAGCAGGATTAATTAAAATGAAAGCAGACTTTAATGGAAAAGGCTTGACCGAATCGATTGAAAGTAACCCAAAAAACCTGAAAATAGTTCCAGTCGCTGCTCCTCAAACCCCTCGTTCTATGGATGATGCAGCAGCAGCTGTGATCAACAATGGAATTGCGGTAAGTGCAGGACTAAGCCCTGTAAATGATCCAATTTTCCGCGAGGACGAAACTGCTAAACCATATATTAATGTAATTGCAGCACAAACCAAACGTGCCAATGAACCTGCATTACAAAAACTAGTAGAACTCTATCAATCAGAAGATGTTCATAAATACATTGAACAAATTTATAAAGGCGGAACTATTCCAGTCGTAACCCCTGTAAGTGAAATCGAGAATTTCTAA
- a CDS encoding methionine ABC transporter permease yields the protein MPFDWNTFLPQLWEESIATLIMVVVSLLFSVLIGFPLGVVLVITRPGHIVENKGIFQILNAIINVLRSVPFIILLVAIIPFTRMITGTSIGTAAAIVPLICYAAPYVARLIENSLLEVDDGVLEAAKAMGATSWQIIWRFLLPEALGSLVLAITIATIGLIGASAMAGAVGGGGIGDLAITYGYNQFQVEVMIITVLLLVVLVQGVQSLGNYLSQKIRRK from the coding sequence ATGCCGTTTGATTGGAACACATTTTTACCACAGTTGTGGGAAGAAAGTATTGCAACCTTAATCATGGTGGTAGTCTCCCTTCTCTTTTCAGTACTAATTGGTTTTCCACTAGGTGTTGTACTTGTTATCACAAGACCTGGCCATATCGTCGAAAATAAAGGGATTTTTCAAATACTGAATGCCATAATCAATGTATTACGTTCCGTTCCGTTTATCATTTTGCTTGTTGCCATCATTCCATTTACTCGAATGATCACTGGTACTTCCATTGGGACAGCGGCAGCAATTGTACCCCTTATCTGCTATGCTGCACCTTATGTTGCAAGATTGATAGAAAACTCTTTATTAGAAGTAGACGATGGTGTTTTAGAAGCTGCCAAAGCAATGGGTGCTACCTCTTGGCAAATCATCTGGCGCTTCCTATTACCTGAAGCACTAGGATCTCTGGTTCTCGCTATTACCATTGCTACTATTGGCCTTATCGGAGCTAGTGCCATGGCAGGAGCAGTAGGTGGTGGTGGAATAGGTGATTTAGCAATTACCTATGGATATAACCAATTTCAAGTCGAAGTAATGATCATCACAGTACTACTTCTCGTTGTTCTAGTACAAGGTGTACAGTCACTAGGAAACTATCTATCTCAAAAAATTCGGAGGAAATAA
- a CDS encoding methionine ABC transporter ATP-binding protein: MIQLVDIQKTYPGDPPVQALQDIQLHVSKGEIFGVVGLSGAGKSTLIRCVNYLEEPSGGEVLIQGTPLSSLSPFELRKTRQKIGMIFQQFNLLSSLTVFENIAMPLRLIGKSSSEIETKVKELLQFVDLSDKISNYPDQLSGGQKQRIGIARALANDPDILLCDEATSALDPDTTQAVLHLLRRVRDTFGVTILLITHEMEVIRDLCDRVAVMESGRIVEQGSVYEVFAKPQSPTAKRFVRTIFSDQLPKSVQEKLPPEEQLFRIVFSGESAADPIVTDVIRKFPIQLNVLQGNITELQGKPFGNLIIGLRGEPTSIAQVLTYFKEKKVLVEEVKLHAV, encoded by the coding sequence ATGATTCAACTCGTAGACATCCAAAAAACCTATCCAGGCGACCCACCCGTTCAGGCATTACAAGATATTCAACTCCATGTTTCCAAAGGTGAAATATTTGGCGTCGTTGGTCTAAGCGGAGCTGGAAAAAGCACATTAATCCGATGTGTAAATTACTTAGAAGAGCCCTCAGGAGGAGAAGTATTAATCCAAGGAACTCCTCTGTCATCCCTAAGTCCATTTGAATTACGAAAAACAAGACAAAAAATTGGGATGATCTTTCAACAATTTAATCTACTTAGTTCACTTACTGTGTTCGAAAATATTGCCATGCCTTTACGGCTGATTGGTAAATCTTCTAGTGAAATAGAGACCAAGGTGAAGGAGTTACTCCAATTTGTGGATTTGTCCGATAAAATATCCAACTATCCGGATCAACTTTCTGGGGGACAAAAACAACGAATCGGAATTGCTCGTGCCTTAGCAAATGACCCTGACATCTTGCTTTGTGATGAAGCTACCTCGGCTTTGGATCCAGACACCACACAGGCTGTCTTACATCTACTTCGCCGAGTGCGAGATACCTTTGGAGTTACCATCCTGCTCATTACTCATGAGATGGAGGTAATTCGAGATCTTTGCGATCGAGTAGCAGTTATGGAATCTGGTAGAATCGTCGAACAAGGTTCCGTGTACGAGGTCTTTGCCAAACCTCAATCTCCTACTGCTAAGCGATTTGTTCGTACGATCTTCTCAGATCAGCTACCCAAATCTGTACAAGAAAAGTTACCTCCAGAAGAACAGCTTTTTAGAATTGTTTTCTCCGGTGAGAGTGCGGCTGATCCAATCGTGACAGATGTAATTCGGAAATTTCCGATTCAATTAAATGTTCTACAAGGCAATATTACCGAACTCCAAGGAAAGCCATTTGGTAATTTAATCATTGGACTTCGGGGAGAACCCACTTCTATCGCGCAAGTACTTACCTATTTTAAAGAGAAAAAAGTACTGGTAGAGGAGGTGAAACTCCATGCCGTTTGA
- a CDS encoding cation transporter → MRNRLTDFPVDAELRKFENGFGCACGGNHGEEHANPSRLRKWLENMSHHLNLNWLFIWIEMMFTTFIGHKITPEKLANIYRYVCSYGMALIGLAGLVILHSIGEARTASSSLFTELLHFLTDSAGLILFLIIFICFTMSRKKHWWCLLKLSAVINALLFLGVNCWSIYESLVKMDKNVGIVHTEVAKFALLASLLLFVTYIVFYQSIKLGTSKYHQDQLIHLENDLAMHLVIAGTHLIFSLLNLNTTLPIDHFLGGVISLYYMKRALSIVRSRSIEFAHFIYDDWKNSDSYPSEKSD, encoded by the coding sequence ATGAGAAATCGATTGACTGATTTTCCAGTGGATGCAGAGTTGCGCAAATTTGAGAATGGCTTTGGTTGTGCTTGTGGGGGCAATCATGGAGAGGAGCATGCCAATCCTAGTAGACTCCGTAAGTGGTTGGAAAATATGTCTCACCATTTGAACTTAAACTGGCTATTTATCTGGATTGAAATGATGTTCACAACATTCATTGGTCACAAAATCACACCAGAGAAGCTAGCAAATATTTATCGTTATGTATGTAGCTATGGTATGGCGTTAATAGGGTTAGCTGGGCTTGTAATATTGCATAGCATTGGAGAAGCTCGGACAGCGAGTTCGAGTCTTTTTACAGAGCTACTGCATTTTCTAACCGATTCTGCAGGTTTAATTTTGTTCCTCATTATATTCATATGCTTCACTATGAGTCGCAAAAAGCACTGGTGGTGTTTGCTAAAACTTTCCGCTGTTATCAATGCGTTATTGTTTTTAGGGGTCAACTGCTGGTCGATCTATGAATCGCTTGTGAAAATGGACAAGAATGTAGGGATCGTTCACACAGAAGTAGCGAAGTTTGCGCTGTTAGCTTCACTCCTGCTATTCGTAACTTATATCGTCTTTTATCAATCGATTAAACTAGGAACTTCTAAATATCATCAAGATCAGCTGATCCATCTAGAAAATGACCTTGCAATGCATTTGGTTATCGCTGGAACCCATCTCATTTTTTCATTGCTCAACTTAAATACCACACTACCAATCGATCATTTTCTTGGCGGTGTGATCTCTCTGTACTATATGAAACGTGCGTTATCTATTGTTCGATCACGTTCGATAGAGTTTGCCCATTTTATCTATGATGACTGGAAAAACTCTGATTCCTATCCATCTGAAAAGAGTGATTAG
- a CDS encoding aldo/keto reductase → MIQTVEYRNLGTSQIQISPLGLGCWQFSKGNGLVGKFWPVLEESEIKQIIKLSLEGGINWFDTAEAYGWGESEKALDQALKDIGKPAKDALIATKWWPMFRSASSITRTIQDRINCLGGRTIHLYQIHQPYSLSSVENQMKEMAKLVQEGKIVTAGVSNFSEKQMREAHRVLAEEGIPLVSNQVKYSLLDRRIEHNGVMEAAKELGITIIAYSPLEQGILTGKFHHNPTLVREAKGPRRYMSSFRSQGLYQTFPFIQLLEEIAKKREVSVSQVALNWLIHAHNETVVAIPGASKVSQAKDNIGALQFRLTPDEMEEIDAASKKVAKK, encoded by the coding sequence TTGATCCAAACAGTAGAATACCGAAACTTAGGAACATCTCAGATTCAAATTTCTCCACTTGGGTTAGGATGTTGGCAATTTAGCAAAGGAAACGGACTAGTTGGGAAGTTTTGGCCAGTCCTAGAAGAATCCGAGATTAAGCAGATTATTAAACTCAGCTTAGAAGGTGGAATCAATTGGTTTGATACAGCAGAGGCATATGGTTGGGGAGAGTCGGAAAAAGCACTTGACCAGGCTTTAAAGGACATAGGAAAGCCTGCTAAAGATGCACTCATTGCTACGAAGTGGTGGCCAATGTTTCGTTCGGCGAGTTCCATTACTCGAACGATACAAGATCGTATCAATTGCCTAGGTGGTCGTACCATTCATCTTTATCAAATCCATCAACCATATTCACTATCAAGTGTCGAAAACCAAATGAAAGAGATGGCAAAGCTAGTTCAAGAGGGGAAAATTGTAACTGCCGGTGTAAGTAACTTCTCTGAAAAACAGATGCGGGAAGCTCATCGTGTGTTGGCAGAAGAAGGGATCCCGTTAGTATCTAATCAAGTGAAATACAGCCTATTAGATCGTCGTATAGAACATAACGGGGTTATGGAAGCCGCAAAAGAACTAGGAATTACCATTATTGCATACTCGCCTTTGGAACAAGGAATTCTCACAGGAAAGTTTCATCATAATCCTACTCTAGTAAGAGAGGCAAAAGGTCCTAGAAGATATATGTCCTCTTTCCGCTCACAAGGGTTGTATCAAACTTTTCCATTTATCCAACTACTAGAGGAAATTGCCAAAAAAAGAGAAGTCAGTGTAAGTCAAGTTGCATTGAATTGGCTCATTCATGCCCATAATGAGACCGTTGTAGCTATTCCAGGTGCGTCCAAAGTAAGTCAAGCGAAAGATAATATTGGAGCACTTCAGTTCCGTCTTACACCTGATGAGATGGAGGAGATAGATGCTGCTTCCAAAAAAGTTGCCAAGAAATAG
- a CDS encoding APC family permease — protein MQQATLKRDLGFISAMSIVIGCVIGSGVFLKPGVVLGSTGNTTTALLAWLVGGIITIASGLTIAELAARIPKTGGLYTYIEETYGKTLGFLSGWMQSVIYAPGIIAALGLYFSSLFVHFFSLPVSYEVWIAILTVLFLTSVNILGAKYGGLVQSLTTFAKLIPILLIIIFGLWKGDAQVLHAIAKSTEEMSFSAAVLATLFAYDGWILVGSVAGELKNPAKTLPKAITAGLLIVTASYLFINIAILKVLPAQTVVDLGENAASTAAGILFGDLGGKILTVGIMISIFGSLNGKILSYPRIPFAMAQRSQLPFSRYLAKVSSKWNTPIVSILGIVTFSILYMFFSDPNWLTDVCTFTIFLFYILSFFAVFKMRKNSSSSSNGEYRVPFYPVIPIVAILGSSFIIVNTAIEQTNYAIFSILLTVIGLPIFWWQQRRNRLQGETPTASIV, from the coding sequence TTGCAGCAAGCAACATTGAAAAGAGATCTGGGATTCATCAGTGCCATGTCCATCGTAATCGGTTGTGTCATTGGCTCAGGGGTATTTCTCAAACCTGGTGTGGTATTAGGCAGTACAGGTAATACAACGACAGCTTTGTTAGCTTGGCTTGTTGGGGGAATCATCACCATCGCAAGTGGGCTTACCATTGCCGAATTAGCAGCTCGTATACCGAAAACAGGCGGTCTATACACATATATAGAAGAAACGTACGGAAAAACATTGGGGTTCTTAAGCGGCTGGATGCAATCCGTCATCTACGCACCTGGCATTATCGCAGCACTCGGACTTTATTTTTCTTCTTTGTTTGTACACTTTTTTTCACTTCCAGTTTCGTATGAAGTTTGGATCGCTATCCTCACTGTATTATTCTTAACATCGGTCAATATTCTGGGAGCCAAATACGGTGGCTTGGTTCAGAGCCTTACCACTTTTGCCAAATTAATTCCAATCCTGCTGATCATCATTTTTGGTCTCTGGAAAGGCGACGCCCAAGTACTCCATGCTATTGCAAAATCAACAGAGGAAATGAGCTTTTCTGCCGCTGTTTTAGCAACTCTATTTGCTTATGATGGCTGGATTTTAGTAGGTTCTGTTGCAGGAGAATTGAAAAACCCTGCGAAAACTCTTCCAAAAGCAATCACCGCTGGGCTTCTCATCGTAACAGCCAGTTATCTATTCATCAATATTGCTATCTTAAAAGTACTACCAGCACAAACAGTAGTAGATTTAGGAGAAAATGCTGCGAGCACAGCTGCCGGAATTCTTTTCGGCGATTTGGGCGGCAAAATCCTTACTGTTGGGATTATGATCTCTATATTTGGAAGCTTGAATGGGAAAATACTAAGTTATCCACGTATTCCATTTGCCATGGCTCAGCGGAGTCAACTTCCTTTTTCTCGTTATCTAGCAAAGGTATCTTCTAAATGGAATACACCAATCGTTTCAATACTAGGGATTGTGACCTTTAGTATTTTATATATGTTTTTTAGTGATCCAAACTGGTTAACAGATGTCTGTACTTTTACGATTTTCCTGTTCTATATTCTTTCTTTCTTTGCCGTTTTCAAAATGCGTAAGAACTCCTCATCTTCTAGTAATGGGGAGTATCGTGTACCTTTTTATCCCGTAATCCCGATCGTTGCTATTCTTGGCTCTAGCTTCATTATTGTGAATACAGCCATCGAACAGACCAATTATGCGATCTTCTCTATTTTGCTCACCGTCATAGGTCTCCCCATTTTTTGGTGGCAACAGAGAAGAAATAGACTTCAAGGGGAAACACCAACCGCTTCCATCGTATAA
- a CDS encoding helix-turn-helix domain-containing protein, producing the protein MENLDQIQLGKLLRQRRKEMGMRIEDLADVNISPATISNIERGKSSTQQKNKLLYLCEKLGLDLQMLPTLIENNVLQKKNIKMKLESLEGILEFNPEQVLKELDAISLHNLDLLYAFSEYLKGKCYVIRGSWTNAKNHFVECIRIVDKNQSTLLRTNLKAASLNELGRVFYFSNDLKQALTCVEQGIESFDLEGERRYCWHVLYICKATYLDQLDETQESLKALEILWEEIDQIQKLDVLLNMYELKASLLSKHKLYLEAMKVARMGLGIARLNLQHERALELCNEIGRIHMALEEWEEARHSFETACKYESVLKNHSLLIPSYIQIGLLNLRLQNLTQAEYYLLKAVSLTRNETEIWKYIEAHKALGDCYLQKGDLATALCTYQKALAKCREQKLLRKQNDLLVKMCKCVEKSDKKLFNQYIEKLYKIQVELVK; encoded by the coding sequence TTGGAAAATTTGGATCAAATCCAATTAGGAAAACTACTTCGACAACGTCGTAAAGAGATGGGTATGAGAATTGAGGATCTAGCGGATGTCAACATCAGTCCCGCCACTATTAGTAATATCGAACGAGGAAAATCTAGTACGCAACAAAAGAACAAACTTCTATATCTATGTGAGAAGTTAGGACTGGATTTACAGATGCTTCCGACGCTGATTGAAAACAATGTACTACAAAAAAAGAATATCAAGATGAAATTGGAGTCGCTAGAAGGAATTTTAGAATTTAATCCGGAACAAGTGCTAAAAGAACTGGATGCGATCTCATTACATAATTTAGATTTATTGTATGCTTTTAGCGAATATCTAAAAGGAAAATGTTATGTAATACGTGGTAGTTGGACCAATGCCAAGAATCATTTTGTGGAATGTATTCGAATTGTAGATAAAAACCAATCAACGCTTTTAAGGACAAACTTGAAAGCAGCTAGTTTAAACGAATTGGGACGTGTTTTTTATTTCAGCAACGATTTAAAACAGGCTTTGACTTGTGTTGAACAAGGAATTGAATCATTTGATTTAGAAGGAGAACGTCGTTATTGTTGGCATGTACTTTATATATGTAAAGCGACCTATTTGGATCAATTAGATGAAACACAAGAATCGTTAAAAGCATTGGAAATATTATGGGAAGAGATTGACCAGATCCAAAAGTTAGACGTGCTCCTCAATATGTACGAACTAAAAGCAAGTCTATTATCTAAGCACAAACTATATTTAGAAGCGATGAAAGTAGCAAGGATGGGACTTGGAATTGCTCGGCTTAATCTACAGCATGAACGAGCTCTTGAACTCTGTAACGAAATTGGAAGAATTCATATGGCATTGGAAGAATGGGAAGAAGCGCGTCATTCTTTTGAAACAGCTTGTAAGTATGAATCGGTTCTCAAGAATCACTCACTGCTGATCCCGTCTTATATTCAGATTGGTCTATTGAATTTGAGGTTACAGAATTTAACCCAAGCAGAATATTATCTCCTAAAGGCGGTTTCTTTAACGAGAAATGAAACGGAAATTTGGAAGTATATTGAAGCTCATAAGGCACTTGGGGATTGTTATTTGCAAAAAGGTGATCTTGCAACTGCACTGTGCACTTATCAGAAGGCATTGGCAAAATGCCGAGAACAAAAGCTTTTACGTAAACAGAACGACCTATTAGTTAAAATGTGTAAATGCGTGGAAAAATCAGACAAAAAATTATTTAACCAATATATTGAAAAGTTATACAAGATTCAGGTAGAATTAGTAAAATAA
- a CDS encoding DUF4097 family beta strand repeat-containing protein has protein sequence MRTSSQPRMFWTLTTVLGVALTLSGSILWFLQSDTNTKGTPQVVTKTIPLDGIQNISIQTDVPDVIILPNSSSQIQIRYTTYSNQAQEKLEYQLNDDQILLEVQEKAHLSANLPNYTSTKKAQLEIKLPITMKQLEVRSTTGNITFQDAPWHITNANLRSIDGTVTAKGISANSLKVYTVTGKQSLSRVKLSDELDLSSSNGELEISEVTAKKISAKTVSGNMNFQHIDAKLQADTTNGTIQPIYFQKIHDGSSISSLNGDIEVIFSSEIPHMTIEARTTSGMLQSDFPDYEVKEKSEKHHFYYIGSPSKAPKLQIVTTSGNLYLHYPNENGSH, from the coding sequence ATGCGTACTAGTAGTCAGCCACGCATGTTCTGGACTCTCACGACTGTATTAGGAGTTGCTCTCACTTTAAGCGGATCCATTCTATGGTTCCTACAAAGTGATACCAATACAAAAGGTACGCCTCAGGTGGTAACCAAAACGATCCCACTTGATGGCATCCAGAATATTAGTATACAAACAGATGTACCAGATGTGATTATCTTACCAAACAGCTCATCCCAGATCCAAATTCGCTATACAACTTATTCGAACCAAGCACAAGAAAAATTGGAATACCAATTAAATGATGATCAAATTCTCTTAGAAGTTCAAGAAAAGGCTCATTTGTCAGCGAACTTACCTAACTATACTTCCACAAAAAAAGCACAGTTAGAGATAAAATTACCTATAACGATGAAACAATTAGAAGTACGGAGTACGACTGGTAATATTACATTTCAAGATGCCCCTTGGCACATTACTAATGCAAATCTTCGGTCAATCGATGGAACAGTAACAGCAAAAGGAATTTCGGCGAATTCTCTCAAAGTCTATACAGTGACGGGAAAACAATCATTATCTCGAGTGAAGTTATCTGATGAGCTGGACCTGAGTAGTTCAAATGGTGAATTAGAAATCTCAGAAGTAACGGCAAAAAAAATCTCGGCTAAAACCGTAAGTGGCAATATGAATTTCCAACATATTGATGCCAAGCTACAAGCAGATACGACAAACGGGACAATACAACCTATCTATTTTCAAAAAATACATGATGGCAGCTCTATTAGTTCGTTAAATGGAGATATAGAAGTTATTTTTTCATCAGAAATTCCTCATATGACCATAGAAGCCCGAACTACATCAGGAATGTTACAGTCTGACTTTCCAGATTATGAAGTAAAGGAGAAGAGCGAAAAGCATCACTTTTATTACATAGGTTCTCCTTCCAAGGCTCCCAAACTCCAGATTGTAACAACATCTGGAAATTTATATTTACATTATCCAAATGAAAACGGATCCCATTAA